The proteins below come from a single Rosa rugosa chromosome 2, drRosRugo1.1, whole genome shotgun sequence genomic window:
- the LOC133733108 gene encoding uncharacterized protein LOC133733108, giving the protein MAKTTPSPAILFLTLLLVITPPPSQSLPYSQYRTLFSLAHSLMKRVANLRASRGDHAGSDRARNIAAKMESGLGLGVWGFMWSAGWDYVKNYSWRELPYTEMYGAASEAGELMRWLGELTRKESDSERAAWIGQNYQNVFRVSTSLLRRLLRVFSQSGTLREVVKAVQREVVEGELLKDCLELGSNDFQGVLQILKDLGVQYGSAPSSKHQDL; this is encoded by the exons ATGGCCAAAACGACGCCGTCGCCGGCAATTCTCTTCCTCACCCTCCTCCTCGTGATCACGCCGCCGCCCTCCCAATCCCTCCCCTACTCCCAATACCGGACCCTCTTCTCCCTCGCCCACTCGCTCATGAAGCGCGTGGCCAACCTCCGCGCCTCCCGCGGCGACCACGCCGGTTCGGACCGGGCCAGGAACATCGCGGCGAAAATGGAGAGCGGGCTGGGCCTCGGCGTCTGGGGGTTCATGTGGTCGGCTGGGTGGGACTACGTCAAGAACTACTCGTGGAGGGAGCTGCCGTACACGGAGATGTACGGCGCCGCGTCGGAGGCGGGCGAGTTGATGAGGTGGCTGGGTGAGTTGACTCGGAAGGAATCGGACTCCGAGCGAGCGGCGTGGATCGGTCAGAATTACCAAAATGTCTTCAGGGTCTCTACTTCGCTGCTGCGTAGGCTCCTCCGAGTGTTCAGTCAGTCG GGAACGTTGAGAGAAGTGGTGAAGGCAGTTCAAAGAGAGGTAGTGGAGGGCGAGTTATTGAAGGACTGTCTTGAATTGGGCAGCAATGACTTTCAAGGTGTGCTTCAAATCCTCAAGGATTTGGGAGTACAATACGGCTCGGCTCCTAGTTCTAAGCACCAAGATCTTTGA
- the LOC133729369 gene encoding GDSL esterase/lipase At1g29670-like, producing the protein MVGMVKKMWVVCVVVLVLNLGWCNIGARAEPQVPCYFIFGDSLVDNGNNNQLQSLARADYLPYGIDFGGPTGRFSNGKTTVDVVAELLGFDDYIPPYATARGQQILGGVNFASAAAGIREETGRQLGGRITFSGQVRNYQNTVSQVVNLLGDEDTAANYLAKCIYSIGLGSNDYLNNYFMPQYYNTGSQYTPEEYATSLIQDYSQQLRLMYNYGARKVVLFGIGQVGCSPSELAQNSPDGNTCVDKINSANQIFNGKLKALANEFNTNFPDGRFIFIDSYGIFEDIVKSPAQYGFTNINTGCCGVGRNNGQITCLPLQTPCSNRNEYLFWDAFHPTEAGNAVVARRSYKAVRASDAYPVDIASLAAL; encoded by the exons ATGGTgggaatggtgaagaaaatgTGGGTGGTGTGTGTGGTGGTTTTGGTCTTGAACTTGGGGTGGTGCAATATTGGGGCAAGAGCTGAGCCACAAGTGCCTTGCTATTTCATTTTTGGGGATTCTTTGGTTGATAATGGCAACAACAACCAGCTTCAGTCCTTGGCTAGAGCTGATTACTTGCCTTATGGGATCGACTTCGGTGGACCAACTGGAAGATTTTCCAATGGGAAAACTACTGTTGATGTTGTTG CTGAGCTTTTGGGTTTTGATGATTACATTCCACCCTATGCAACTGCCAGAGGCCAACAAATACTCGGAGGAGTAAACTTTGCATCTGCAGCTGCTGGAATTAGAGAGGAAACTGGACGCCAACTG GGCGGTCGGATTACGTTTAGTGGTCAGGTAAGGAATTACCAAAACACAGTTTCCCAAGTGGTAAACTTGCTAGGAGATGAGGACACAGCTGCAAATTATCTGGCCAAATGCATATACTCTATTGGATTAGGCAGCAACGACTACCTTAACAACTATTTTATGCCCCAATATTACAACACCGGAAGTCAATACACTCCGGAGGAATATGCTACTTCTCTTATTCAGGATTACAGCCAGCAACTACGG CTTATGTACAATTATGGTGCAAGGAAGGTTGTGTTGTTTGGAATTGGTCAAGTAGGTTGCAGTCCAAGTGAATTGGCTCAAAATAGCCCAGATGGAAATACATGCGTAGACAAGATAAACTCTGCAAACCAAATCTTCAATGGCAAGCTCAAGGCCCTTGCCAATGAGTTCAACACTAATTTCCCAGATGGAAGATTTATCTTCATAGACTCCTATGGCATTTTTGAGGACATAGTAAAAAGCCCAGCACAATACG GATTTACGAATATAAATACAGGATGCTGTGGGGTGGGGAGGAACAATGGCCAAATCACATGTCTTCCTCTCCAAACTCCTTGTTCAAATCGTAACGAGTATCTGTTTTGGGATGCATTCCATCCCACTGAAGCTGGAAATGCTGTGGTTGCGAGGAGATCATACAAAGCTGTTCGTGCATCCGATGCTTACCCAGTTGATATAGCCAGCCTAGCTGCGCTCTAG
- the LOC133731292 gene encoding uncharacterized protein LOC133731292: MAFQVKPLAVVIALSWVLSMQQHSSVNGKPQVPCFFIFGDSLADNGNNNLLDSLAKVNYTPYGIDFPGGATGRFTNGRTTIDVLSQLLGFDNYIPPFSLLNSSDILKGLNYASGAAGIRKESGRQLGARISMDRQLKNHKITISRIADILGKKRAKKHVHKSLHSGVKKWLAKKYLSKCLYSVGMGSNDYINNYFLPQYHDTSKKFTTEQYAEALIKQYSQQIKKLHKYGARKVVLVGVGLIGCTPTAISAGTNGSACVDIMNLAAQQFNQRLVSLVDQLNSNLTNAKFIYINSFEMGSGDPSAAGFKVSNVGCCAVNEVGQCKFDQTPCKNRTEYVFWDGFHPTEALNQITAIRSYSSAINPADTYPMDISHLAKLKFNHRVAAYDFYFRFVIEMAFQVKPLAAVIALSWVINMQQHSSCVNGEPKVPCFFIFGDSLADNGNNNLLDSLAKVNYTPYGIDFAGGATGRFTNGRTTIDILSQLLGFDNYIPPFVLLNSSDILKGLNYASGAAGIREESGRQLGARISMDGQLKNHEITISRIADILGEKRAKNNVNRSLHSGVKQWLAKKHLSECLYSVGMGSNDYINNYFLPQYYDSSKKFTTEQYAEALIKQYSEQIKKLYNYGARKVVLVGVGLIGCTPTAISARKNGSACVDIMNLAAQQFNQGLVSLVDQLNINLTDAKFIYINSFELGSGNPVAAGFKVSNVGCCALNEVGQCKLHQIPCKNRNEYVFWDGFHPTEAANRITAIRSYTNAINPADTYPMDISHLAQLKINHRLSTY; the protein is encoded by the exons ATGGCTTTTCAAGTGAAACCATTGGCGGTGGTAATTGCTCTATCTTGGGTTTTAAGCATGCAACAGCATTCTTCTGTTAATGGAAAGCCACAAGTaccttgtttcttcatttttggaGACTCGCTGGCTGACAATGGCAACAACAACTTGCTTGATTCTCTGGCTAAAGTCAACTACACGCCGTATGGTATCGACTTCCCTGGTGGCGCAACAGGAAGATTTACCAACGGTCGAACCACCATCGACGTACTAT CTCAACTTCTGGGTTTTGACAACTACATTCCACCATTTTCCTTGCTTAATAGCTCTGACATACTCAAAGGACTGAACTATGCTTCTGGTGCAGCAGGAATTCGCAAAGAAAGCGGGAGGCAATTG GGTGCAAGAATCAGCATGGACAGACAGTTAAAGAATCACAAGATTACAATCTCCCGGATTGCTGACATACTTGGAAAGAAGAGGGCTAAAAAGCACGTACACAAGTCCTTACATTCAGGTGTAAAAAAGTGGTTGGCCAAAAAATACTTAAGCAAGTGCTTATATTCAGTTGGAATGGGCAGTAATGACTACATCAACAATTACTTCTTGCCTCAGTACCATGACACCAGTAAAAAGTTTACCACTGAGCAATATGCCGAAGCCCTTATCAAACAATATTCTCAACAAATAAAG AAGTTGCACAAATATGGCGCAAGGAAGGTGGTTTTGGTTGGAGTGGGACTGATAGGCTGCACCCCAACTGCAATTTCTGCTGGCACAAATGGGTCTGCATGTGTAGATATAATGAACCTTGCAGCTCAACAGTTTAACCAAAGGCTTGTATCACTTGTGGATCAGCTCAACAGCAATTTGACAAATGCAAAGTTCATCTATATTAACAGCTTTGAAATGGGTTCTGGAGATCCTTCAGCTGCTG GATTTAAGGTTTCGAACGTCGGGTGTTGTGCGGTAAATGAAGTTGGTCAATGTAAATTTGACCAAACTCCATGCAAGAATAGGACTGAGTATGTGTTTTGGGACGGATTCCATCCTACTGAAGCCTTGAACCAAATCACTGCAATAAGATCATACAGTAGTGCTATTAATCCTGCAGACACTTATCCAATGGACATCAGTCACCTTGCTAAGCTAAAATTTAATCATAGAGTAGCTGCTTAT GATTTCTATTTTCGTTTTGTTATTGAAATGGCTTTTCAGGTGAAACCATTGGCTGCGGTAATTGCTCTATCTTGGGTCATAAACATGCAACAACATTCTTCTTGTGTTAATGGAGAGCCAAAAGTaccttgtttcttcatttttggaGACTCGCTGGCTGACAATGGCAACAACAACTTGCTTGATTCTTTGGCTAAAGTCAACTACACGCCGTATGGTATCGACTTCGCCGGTGGCGCAACTGGAAGATTTACCAACGGTCGAACCACCATCGATATATTAT CTCAACTTCTGGGTTTTGACAACTACATTCCACCATTTGTCTTGCTTAATAGCTCTGACATACTCAAAGGACTGAACTATGCTTCTGGTGCAGCAGGAATTCGCGAAGAAAGTGGGAGGCAATTG GGTGCAAGAATCAGCATGGACGGACAGTTAAAGAATCACGAGATTACAATCTCCCGGATAGCTGACATACTTGGAGAGAAGAGGGCTAAAAACAACGTAAACAGGTCCTTACATTCAGGTGTAAAACAGTGGTTGGCCAAAAAACACTTGAGCGAGTGCTTATATTCAGTTGGAATGGGCAGTAATGACTACATCAACAATTACTTTTTGCCTCAGTACTATGACTCCAGTAAAAAGTTTACCACTGAGCAGTATGCTGAAGCTCTTATCAAACAATATTCTGAGCAAATAAAG AAGTTGTACAATTATGGAGCAAGGAAGGTGGTTTTGGTTGGAGTGGGACTAATAGGCTGCACCCCAACTGCAATTTCTGCCCGCAAAAATGGGTCTGCATGTGTAGACATAATGAACCTTGCAGCTCAACAGTTTAACCAAGGGCTTGTATCACTTGTGGATCAGCTCAACATAAATTTAACAGATGCCAAATTCATCTATATTAACAGCTTTGAACTGGGTTCTGGAAATCCTGTAGCTGCTG GATTCAAGGTTTCGAACGTTGGGTGTTGTGCGTTAAATGAAGTTGGCCAATGTAAACTTCACCAAATTCCATGCAAGAATAGGAATGAGTATGTGTTTTGGGACGGATTCCACCCTACAGAAGCCGCGAACCGAATCACTGCAATCAGATCCTACACTAATGCTATTAATCCTGCAGACACTTATCCAATGGACATCAGCCACCTTGCTCAGCTAAAAATTAATCATAGATTATCTACTTATTAG